The Pirellulaceae bacterium region GGATTACTCAGTACGTGCTGGAACATTTGGATATGGTCCGTCGATCGCTGTTGCCTGCGATCTTGATTGCGATCCCGTTGGGCATCCTGGTTTACCGCACCCGCTGGTTGGGACAATTTGTGCTAGCGGTTGCAGGTATCGTGCAAACGATACCCGCCTTGGCGCTGCTGGTGCTGCTGATACCGGCAGCCAATGCTTTGGGGGCCAGCAGCGTGGGACGGGGATCGGCGACCGCAATTATCGCGCTGTTTCTATACAGTTTGTTGCCGATGGTACGCAATACCTATGCTGGGCTGAAGGATGTACCGCAATTCTACCGTGATTCGGCCGAGGCCTTGGGACTGTCTTGGTTTTGGCGACTAAGCTACATTGAACTGCCGTTGGCCACGCGGAGTATACTGGCGGGCATCAAGACAGCGGCGGTGCTGAATATCGGTTATGCTACTCTAGGGGCACTCATCGGGGCGGGTGGATTGGGGCAGCCGATTTTGACCGGCATTCGCTTGAATCGTTTTGATTTAATCCTGGATGGTGCCGTGCCAGCGGCCGTGATGGCTTTGGCTGCCCAGGGTATCTTTGAGCTGTTGGAACGCTGGGTATTGTCCGAAGGACTCCAATAATGCAGTTGCAATTGATTCCCACTGCAAGCCGGCCACCGAGCCAATTCCTGTTGGATGTGTGGGAAGGGCTATCTGAGGCACCCAAGCGCGTGCCTTGCAAATATTTTTACGATGCTCGCGGATCCCAACTTTTCGAGGACATCTGCGCATTAGACGAGTACTATTTGACGCGCACTGAGCTGGCCATTATGCGGCGCTTTGCCAATGAAATGGGACAGCAGATTGGTCCGGGCGTGATGCTGGTGGAATATGGCAGCGGCAGTAGTCTCAAGACGCGGCTGCTGTTGGATCAGCTGCAAGAGCCGGTGGCGTATGTTCCCGTCGACATCAGTGGACAACACTTGCAGGAAACGGCGACCGTGTTGGCAGGCGATTATCCCGATGTTGAGATATTGCCGGTCTGCGCCGATTTTATGGATCAGATTCAATTGCCTGAGAGCCGTCGCCTGGCAACACACGCAGCCGTGTTCTTTCCGGGATCGACTATCGGCAATCTCTTGCCAAGTGAAGCTCGCCAGTTATTGCACAACATCGCTCAGTTGTGTGGTCGAGGTGGAGGATTGTTGATTGGTATCGACTTGCAAAAATCTCCCCAGATCATCGAGGCCGCTTATAACGATCGACAGCAAGTGACAGCGGCGTTCAATTTGAATTTGCTGCGGCGCATCAATCGCGAGCTGGATGGCGAGTTCGACTGTGAGTACTTTCAGCATGTGGCCTTCTACAACCCCGAACTAGGGCGCGTCGAAATCTTCTTGGAGAGTACGCGAGACCAAACGGTTCGAGTACGGGATCGTGAATTTCATTTTGATACTGGTGAGCGGATTCACACCGAGTATTCTCACAAATATACGATCGACCAGTTTGCAGCCTTGGCAGCTCAGGCGGGGTTGACGCTCAGGAAGTCCTGGACCGATCCACTAGAGCATTTTGCCGTGCTGCATTTTGCGCTGTTGTAAGGCAACCTGGACCAGTCTACGATCGATTGCTTCCTGAGTTACTGGCAAACAACCAGGATAACAGGTCTTGGCTGCATATGTCCGCCCGCGTAACACACCTGTTGGTTCAAGGTAGCGTCGATTGATTCAATGAAGAGCTTAGATCCAATTCATCTGTCAGTATTCGGACGACATCGCTGCTGGGCAAGTAGATCAGTTCGTTCTGGCGTTGTTGAGGCAGGCGATCGAACTGTTGTTGCAACTGTTCAGCAGATACCTGTGGCCTGGGACGCGTCGAGGGCAGCGCAGTGTAAACCCACAAGTGCAGTACGCTGGGCCGCAGTTCTTCATCTAAGTGTTGCAGCAGCTCTCGGCTGGATTGTTCCAACAAGTCGACCAGCTGCTGACGATCCTGCGGCTGAATGATCGAGCTGTTTGCGTCTTCATCCAGCAAGCGAACTAATTCGATTTCGGGGTCCTCCAGGCCAAAGAAATACTCAAAATTCTTCTCTTTCATGGCTATGGCCCAACGGCGTATGCCTTCGACTTCGGCGGCTGTCAATTGCGCAGCGTAGGCGATGGCCAGTTCGCGATAAACGACTTGCTGGATCTCTGCGGCTCGATGATCCAGTGACGAATTGGCTTCGATCTGCGCTAGCTCCGTGCTGCTAATTTGGCTGACCAAACCTGCGTAAGCGGTCAAAATCTGATCGTAGTCAATATCTGAGCTGGAGGTCAGCATGTCATTCATGCGGCGGATATCCACTTGGCGCTTTTCAGGCTCGGCGCGGAATGCACGGTAGTTTTCTTGCAATTGTAATTTGTGGTTGGGGGGCAGCGATGCAACCCACTGGGCAATCGCCTGAGGCTGGTTGGGCACTGGAGGGAACTCCAGATGTGAGCTCAAAGGTAGACCGGCGGCGACCAGATGTTGTATTTGGGCTAAACGTTGCAACCACTGGGAGCTGTCTATACTGCGGAACTGGTCATAGCGTACTAGCAACGGCAAATCTCGCAGCAACTGATCGGCTTGCGTTAGCGAGCGCGCCCGCGCCCACAGGCTGCCGACGCAGAACATCAGCAGCATGGCCACAGCCAGCAGCGGCCAGCGATACCTGGCCAGTTGCGACCAGCGCGAAGTGTGGCGCTGTTGCAGGATGCTGAGCGTGACCAATTCAATAGTCGATTCAGCCAGCTTCAATTTAGGTTCGACTCTGGGTAGTTCATCCAGCAGATCCCAGCTTTGCTGCATCGTTTTGAGCTGTCGTTGCAAGGCGTGGTCGTTGGCCAGGCGTTGCTCAAATCGCGCAACTTCCTCATCAGGCAACTCACCATCCAGGTAAGCCACCAGGGTTTCGTCATCGAATTCGGGAGCAAGTTGGTCAGCGGTCATGGGAGTTTCCGACTGTCGGGCAGTTGACCTTCGTCGAGGTACGGTTGTAACAACGTTTTTAGATTGATACGAGCGCGGCACAGCAAACTTTTCACGGCTTTGACGCTCAATCCCATCGTATCGGCAATTTCCTGGTAGCTCATGTTCTCAAACTTAGCCAGAATCAGCGCTGTCCGTTGACGCTGGTTGAGCGCCTGGACGGCGTTATGCACCATTTCAGCGCGTTCGACCTTGTCCAGTTTTCGAGCGGGCATGGTGCTGGTGGAGGTCGTCACTACGTGGTCCAGCGATGGGAACCAGCCCGAGCCGGTCGGTTTGCCGCCTAATTGAAATTCGCGAATGCGACTGTTGTCGCGGAGGGAATTCTTGGCTACGTTGCTGGCGATGTGGAATATCCAGGTTCTGAATTTTGCGGACGGTTGGTAGGACTTCCGCGCGCGCCACACCCGCAGGAAGACATCCTGAGTCAAATCCTCAGCCAAAGCTGGCGAACCAACGGCGTGCCGCAGCAGTCGCAATAACCTGGGTTGGTATTCCATGACTAGATTGCGATAGGCTTCGGCATCGTCGTCTCGCACGCGCAGCATTTGTTGAGCGTCAGGGTCCAGCGATTCAACCGGTTTGGGTGGGGGTTGGTCGCTCACATAAAACTCTCTTTAGGGTCGGCCAGCGATGCCTACCGGGCCTGCAGGTTTATTGGTACTCTATACGCACTGGCGTAGAAGATAAGTATAAACATTGGCGACGACCTGGGCAATTCAACGACAATGAAAGCTGTGGCAACGGTCATTCGCGGTTCGGCTTCCGAAAAGAGGTACGATTTGGATGTTGCGCAGCCAATTCGTATCGGTCGCGGGAGTGGTTGCCAGATTCTACTGTCCGACCCGCTCAGCTCGCGAACGCACGCCATAATCAGCTTCGAGGACGGAAAATGGCTTACGACCGATGCCGAAAGTCGCAATGGTACATTGGTCAACGATCACCGAATCAAGGAGGTCGTGTTGTCTCACGGAGACCGAATTTCCGTGGGCTCGACCGAG contains the following coding sequences:
- the egtD gene encoding L-histidine N(alpha)-methyltransferase translates to MQLQLIPTASRPPSQFLLDVWEGLSEAPKRVPCKYFYDARGSQLFEDICALDEYYLTRTELAIMRRFANEMGQQIGPGVMLVEYGSGSSLKTRLLLDQLQEPVAYVPVDISGQHLQETATVLAGDYPDVEILPVCADFMDQIQLPESRRLATHAAVFFPGSTIGNLLPSEARQLLHNIAQLCGRGGGLLIGIDLQKSPQIIEAAYNDRQQVTAAFNLNLLRRINRELDGEFDCEYFQHVAFYNPELGRVEIFLESTRDQTVRVRDREFHFDTGERIHTEYSHKYTIDQFAALAAQAGLTLRKSWTDPLEHFAVLHFALL
- a CDS encoding sigma-70 family RNA polymerase sigma factor — protein: MLRVRDDDAEAYRNLVMEYQPRLLRLLRHAVGSPALAEDLTQDVFLRVWRARKSYQPSAKFRTWIFHIASNVAKNSLRDNSRIREFQLGGKPTGSGWFPSLDHVVTTSTSTMPARKLDKVERAEMVHNAVQALNQRQRTALILAKFENMSYQEIADTMGLSVKAVKSLLCRARINLKTLLQPYLDEGQLPDSRKLP